The sequence below is a genomic window from Patescibacteria group bacterium.
TTTTCTTTAAAGTCAGTAGCCAAACACATAAGATCAAATTCAGGCGGCAGATGTTCTATCCAGTTTTCATTGATTTCATCCGGGTGTTTGAGTAAAAATTGCAGCCGTCTGAAAAGTACTTCTGAAAATAAAGTTGAATTCATTATTATCCTCCTTTTTTAAGTTTAAAAACTTTAAAACTCCGGCTAATTTAGATCCTGTCCATAAATAATCTCCTTTACTACATAATCCTGATTTAAATAAAAAATAAATGTCAAAGATCAAATACCCTCCACATTTTGATTTATTGTTATACCTTAGCCATATTTGTATAAATTGTCAATTAACAATTTTGTTGATAATTTTTTATTAAAAAAAATAACCCGTAGATGCTAGTCGCGACTAACGCCTACTAGACAATAAAAACCAGTAAATATGCTATTATAAAAAGAGATAAAACTAGAATTTATGAAAAAAGAAAAAAAAGTCCTGGTTTTCGGCACTTTTGACCATCTTCACCCCGGTCACCAGTATTTTTTAAAAAAAGCCAAAAGTTTAGGAAATAGGTTAATGGTAGTATTGGCTCGAGATAAAAATGTCAAGAAAATCAAAGGGCAAAAGCCGAGCCAAAATGAAAAGCAAAGACTAATAAAAATTAAAAATCTTGATTTTGTTGATCAGGTCTTTTTAGGTCAAGATAATTTAAATCATAAATATGATATTATCAAAAAAATTAAGCCGGATATTATTGCTTTAGGTTATGATCAGAAAAATTTTACTCAGGATTTACCAAAATATATAAACAATAAAACAAAAATAATTAGACTTAAGGCATTTGAGCCTGGTAAATATAAATCATCAATTATTAAACAAAGAAAAAACGGCGACTTATAAAATCGCCGTTTGGTTAAAGTTCAAAATTAATAACTAGACCCGAGGCTCAACCTCAGTGGGATATCTATCTGTAAAACAAGCATTACAGAAATTCCTCTCC
It includes:
- a CDS encoding adenylyltransferase/cytidyltransferase family protein produces the protein MKKEKKVLVFGTFDHLHPGHQYFLKKAKSLGNRLMVVLARDKNVKKIKGQKPSQNEKQRLIKIKNLDFVDQVFLGQDNLNHKYDIIKKIKPDIIALGYDQKNFTQDLPKYINNKTKIIRLKAFEPGKYKSSIIKQRKNGDL